The nucleotide window CTAACTTCAAATTAAAGGAGAGATTTTTATGGTATATAAAACAAACATCCGTGCACCACGTGGTTCCGAGCTTTCATGTAAAGGGTGGACACAGGAAGCGGCAATGCGCATGCTGATGAACAATCTGGACCCGGAAGTAGCGGAAAATCCTGATGAGCTGGTTGTATATGGCGGTATCGGAAAAGCGGCACGTGATTGGGAAAGCTATGAAAAACTCATTGCAACATTAAAAGAACTGGAAAATGACGAAACGATGATTGTGCAGTCCGGAAAACCGGTCGCAGTGTTCAGAACACATGAAAATGCACCGCGCGTACTGATCGCCAACTCGAATCTGGTGCCTGGCTGGGCGAATTGGGACCATTTCTATGAGCTGGAAGAGCGCAACTTAATGATGTACGGGCAAATGACGGCGGGCTCATGGATTTACATCGGGGCACAAGGAATTTTGCAAGGCACGTATTTAAGTTTTGTAGAAGCCGGGAAAAAGAAGTTTGGAACTGCCGACCTGCGTGGTAAGTGGATATTGACTGGTGGTATGGGTGGTATGAGTGGTGCCCAGCCATTAGCGGGAAAAATGGCGGGAGCGGTCATTTTAGTTGTTGAAGTGGACCGTGCACGAATCGAACGTAAAATAAATGAAGGCTACTGTGATTACCTTGTCGAAACAGTAGATGAGGCGATTGAACTTGTTAATAAGTTAACAGCTGCAAAAGAACCGGCATCAATTGGTTTAGTCGGAAACTGTGCGGACATTAACCGCGAGCTGTTAAACCGCGGCATGATCCCGGATTTCGTGACAGACCAGACATCTGCCCATGACCCGATCAACGGCTATATTCCAAACGGGATGACGTTGGAGGAAGCACTTCAATTGCGCAAAACGGATGTGAAAACATATGAGCGCCGTGCAAAGGAAACAATGGCAGAGCATGTACGGACAATGCTTGAATTCCAGCAGGCAGGTGCGGAAACATTCGACTACGGAAACAATATCCGTGCGTATGCAAAGGAAATGGGTGTGGAAAATGCTTTTGATTTCCCTGGTTTTGTACCTGCATATATTCGCCCGTTATTCTGTGAAGGAAAAGGACCGTTCCGCTGGGCAGCACTGTCAGGCGACCCGGAGGATATTTACAAAACGGATGCTTTGGCGAAGGAAATGTTTGCTGAAGATACAGCATTAGTAAACTGGATTGACATGGCACAAAAAATGGTGAAATGGCAAGGCTTACCTGCCCGAATTTGCTGGCTGGGATATGGCGACCGTCACCGCTTTGCCCTAAGAGTGAACGAGATGGTCGCAAACGGTGAATTGAAAGCGCCGATTGTATTCGGCCGCGATCATTTGGACTCCGGATCCGTCGCTTCGCCAAACCGTGAGACAGAAGGGATGCGGGACGGATCGGATGCTGTATCAGACTGGCCATTATTAAATGCGCTCGTCAATACGGCAGGTGGTGCAAGCTGGGTGAGCATCCATCATGGCGGCGGTGTAGGAATGGGTTATTCGCAGCATGCCGGCCAAGTACTTGTAGCTGACGGCACAAAGCTGGCAGCAGAAAAGATCAATCGCGTGCTTATTTCAGACCCGGGTATGGGGGTTGTACGCCATGCAGATGCAGGCTACGACATTGCAGTTCGCACAGCAAAAGAAAAAGGTATCAATATGCCGATGCTAAAAGGATGATGAACTTTGGCTATTTTAATAAACAATGCAAATGAAGTATTAACAATGGAATGTGATGTGAAGTTACCGCGCCGACGTGAGCAGATGAGCGAGCTCGGCCTGAAAAAAGAGGTAAGTGTATTAATCGAAGGCGACCGTATCGCAATGATTGCACCTCTTGATGAGATAAAGCAGGAATATCCGCATCTAGTAAGCGATGCCGAGGTAATTGATGCACGAGGGAAGATTGTCATGCCCGGCCTTGTTGACTGCCATACACATTTAGTGCATGGAGGGACTCGTGAACATGAGCTGAATATGCGCCTTGCCGGAAGGTCCTATATGGATATTATGAATGCAGGCGGCGGGATTCACTATACGACGACAAAAACACGTGAAGCGAGTTTTGATGATTTATATGACAAAACCGTTCAGCACTTAAACGAGTTTTTGCGTCACGGTGTTACGACGGTTGAAGCAAAATCGGGCTATGGCCTTGATCTTGAAAATGAAATGAAACAGCTTGAGGTTGTGAAAAAACTGCAGGCAGAGCATGTGGTCGATATTGTTTCGACTTTTATGGGTGCACATGCTGTTCCGAAAGAATTTAAAGGTAATGAAGATGAATTCGTAAAAATTATTATCGAGCAGATGATTCCGAAAGTGGCGGAGCTGGAGCTTGCGGAGTTCAATGATGTCTTTTGCGAAAAAGGGGTATTCACACCTGCGCAATCCCGCCTGATTTTGGAAGCGGGGAAAGCATATGGGCTGACACCGAAAATTCATGCAGATGAAATCGAGCCGTATGAAGGTGCCGAACTCGCTGCTGAAGTCGGGGCCATCTCTGCAGAGCATTTACTCGTTGCTTCAGATGAAGGAATTGCTGCAATGGCAAAGGCCGGGACGATTGCTGTGCTCTTGCCGGGAACTGCCTTCTTTTTACGCGCACCGTATGCAAGAGGCCGCCTGATGGTCGATAGTGGCGTACCTGTAGCGATTTCAACTGACTTTAATCCAGGCTCGTCTCCAACGATCAGCTTGCCGTTCATTCAAAATTTAGCATGCATGAACATGGGAATGACGATGGAAGAAGTGCTTTGTGCAACGACAATCAATGCTGCCCATGCGATAAAACGCGCCGACCAGGTCGGTACGCTCGAAAAAGGAAAACAGGCAGATGTACTGATTTTGGACGTCCCGAATTATAAGCAGCTTCAATATTTTTACGGGATGAATCATACAGACACTGTTATTAAAGCAGGAAACGTCGTTGTGAAAGGTGGCAGCTTACTGTGAGCGCTTTTCTAGTAAGCCCGGCAACTTCTTGGAATCGGGCGGAATCTGAAGACATGAAGGTAAAGGACTGGATTGTCCCGAGCTATGGGGAGCTTTCGGAATCCTTTGATGTTGTCATAACAGGGGTCCCGCTGTCCCGCTCGTCGATCAGTGCTTCCGCAGCTTCGGAATATCCGGATTTTTTCCGTAAAAGCTGGAATCTGTTTACGACGTATTCGATCGATGAAGATGTTGATATTCGTGAATTGCGGGTCGCTGATGTCGGTGATGTGAAAATGCACGGTACGAATATTTTAGAGTGTCATGAAAATATCGAACAGGCGATGACGGATGTATTGAATGATTGCCCTGATAGCTTCTATGTACAAATTGGAGGCGATCATTCCATTACTGCACCGGTTGTAAGAGCATTTGCCGGTAATTCCGGCAAACAAATCGGTATTTTGCAGTTCGATACCCATCTGGATTTACGTGATACTGAATCAGACGGACCGACAAACGGCACGCCGATCCGCCAGCTGCTGGACGCTGGGGTAGTACGAGGCGAAGATGTGTACAATATCGGGCTGCACGGTTTTTACAATGCCCCGAGCCTTATTAGGACCGCAGACCATTATGGGGTAAATCGTATTACATTAAAGGATTTCCGTCGTCGTGGCGCGGAGGCCGTAATCGCGAATATCATGGAGGAGCTTTCTGGTAAAGTGGATCTTGTTTACGTGACGGTAGATATGGACGTACTTGATATTGCCTACGCACCTGGAGTTCCTGCCTCCACACCAGGCGGCATGCGGACAGATGAGCTGTTCGATTTGCTGTATGAAGTAGGGAAGTACGAAATGGTAAAAGGTATGGATTTCGTCTGTGTCGATCCGCATCGTGATACACGTGAATTGCAGACGGTAAAAGCCGGAGTGTACGCGTTTTTAACGATGCTGGTATCGAGATTTGTTCATTTGTAATAGTGAGGGTAATGGACTGTTTGAAAAGTGTAAGCGCTTTTCGAACGGTCCGTTTTTTATTAAGGAGAGGTTTGATTTTCTAATAAAGTTAAGAGATTGTCTAATATCCGTCCCCAAGTTTCTAATAAACCGGTCATTTTCTAATAAAACATATAGATCATCTAATATCGATCCCCGATTTTCGAATATAGCGCCGAAAGTTTCAAATATCACCTTCGTTACTTCTAATATACTTCTAAATCTTCTAATAAAAGCCGGCTGCTATAAAAGGAAAAATTTATGAAACTTCTTCTCGCCTCCAATCGTAAATAGTAACAATTACTTTCGCAAAGGGAGGTCTGGCATGAAACGTAAAATTCTTTTCGCATTCATCGGGGCACTGCTCTTACATATTTTATATTTCGCTGCACAGCTGTTAATCGGCTTAGTTCAAACATTTTTCTTCAAGCCGCAATTCGCACCAGATACAGTTGGGCTGCAATCGGAATTGTCATTCGGTTTTGTTAACGGAGGCTCCGCAATCTTCCTACTTGGAAGCTATATCGGGGTGGCATTTCTTATATTCGCAGTACTCAGTATAAAAGAGAAAGGCGTGAACAGCATTGATCGAAATTAACGGGAAATATACAAACGCGAAAATTTATACGAACACACCGCAGGAAGCGGCAATTCAGCAAATTGATGAACTCGTCAATCAGTCGTTTATGGAAGGAACAAAAGTGCGGATTATGCCCGACTATCATGCCGGAAAAGGCTGTGTCATCGGTACAACGATTCAGTTGAATGACCGCGTCGTACCGAACCTCGTCGGTGTTGATGTAGGATGTGGGGTACTTGTATCGGAAATCGGTAAAGGCGAAATTGATTTTAATGAACTCGATACAACAATCCGGCGTTTTGTACCGAGCGGCAATGAAATTCATGAAACGGCACACAATCTAAAAGACGCAGAACGTTTTGCCAATGAAAACTTCATCGCACGTGGCCTGCAAAATGAGTATACAGGACGCTCGCTAGGTACATTGGGCGGCGGCAATCATTTTATCGAACTTGCAAAAGATGAGACGGGCGTTCACTATTTATTGATCCATACGGGCTCGCGCTATGTCGGGGCAAAGGTGGCAAACTGGCATCAGAAGCGTGCATTTGAGTCATTACAGCGCGAAGATTTATCCGAAAGAATTGCGGCACTGAAAGAAGCAGGAAACAGCAGAGAAATTCAGAAAATGATTAAAGCCTATAAGAATGAAAATCCGATTGTGCCAAAGGATTTGGCTTATTTAGAAGGTGAACTGTTCCAGGATTATATTGCAGATATGAAACTGGCACAGCGTTTCGCTCATGAAAACCGGATCCATATTGCCAAGACAATCGCGGAAAAGATGAAGTGGGAGTTCGCGGAGCAGTTTGATTCCGTACACAATTATATTGATACGGATGCTATGATTTTGCGTAAAGGGGCAGTGCGCGCGGCAAAGGATGAAAAGCTTGTCATCCCGATGAATATGCGGGACGGTTCTCTTATTTGTATCGGAAAAGGGAATGCTGACTGGAACGAATCCGCCCCACATGGAGCAGGCCGGATTTACTCGCGGACAGCCGCAATGAAAAACTTGTCGATGGATGATTTCAAACAGACGATGCAAGGAATTTGGACAACTTCGGTAAGTGAAGAAACGCTCGACGAAGCACCAATGGCCTATAAGCCGATGCAGGAAATCGTCGATCAAATTGGAGAAACGGTGACAATCCAGAACCACGTGACACCGGTTTATAATTTCAAAGCGAGTGATAAATGGAAGAGATAGTTAGTAATTAAGCTTACTTTATAAAAAGGACAATGTAGCCATTTGGTGCCGTTAATTATTCGGCGCCAAGTGGCTTAGTCATTTTCCGCCGAGTACTGTAATCGAGTATATTGACCATGTACTACAGCCACTTTTCTTAATTGTTAGAATTAATGGAATATTCTTATGATATAATCATCTAAAGTATCACTGCCAAAAATAGAGGTAATAGCATATGGAAAGAAGCTCGTTAAATTTTCGTTTTTTTAAGTATAATACCATTCTAGCAATAATGATTTTAGTCATAAGTTTATTTTTAACCTATTTTATTATCGGAGAAATTGTAGAAAAGGAAATGGGTGAGCGGGCACTGGGTATAGCAAAAGTCGCCTCGGAACACCCAGCCATTATAGAAGGACTGAAGCAACCCCAAACATCATCCGAAATTCAAGAAGTTGCGCTAAAGTTTCAACAAAATGCCAATGCTGAATATGTCGTTATTGGAGATGAAAATGAAATCAGGTATGCACACCCCGTAAAAGAACGAATCGGGGAAAAAATGGTTGGTGATGATAATGCCAAAGCACTAATAGATGGAGAAGTTTACGTTTCTATTGCGGAAGGGACATTAGGTAAAGCATTACGCGGTAAGGCGCCTGTAAAAGATGAAAGCGGGAAAATCATCGGTGTCGTTTCGGTTGGCTTTTTATTTACCGATATCTTTTCAGCAAATATTATTTATTCCAAGTATTTAATAGTAGTATTTTTTATTACCATTATATTATCGATTATCCTGGCCACTTATTTCTCCAATAAAACAAAAGCACAGCTATTGGATTACGAGCCGCAGGAAATTGTAAAAATATTGTCAGAGCGAAATGCTATATTAGAATCGATTCGAGAAGGAATTATTATGGTTGATCGAAACGGTAATATTACATTGATTAATCAATCTGCCAAGGCGATTTTAAGAAGTGGACAATCTGAGATAGGCAAAAATATTAGTGAAGTTATTCCGAATACACATTTAATTAAAGTTATGGATTCTGGCCACGAACAATTAGACCGGATGATGACCATTAATGGTGTGAAAACTTTAGTAAACCGTGTTCCGATTATTAATAAGGGGAAAGTAACCGGTGCGGTGTCCAGTTTTAGACCTTTTGAAGAAATTGACTTAGTTGCAAATGAACTATCACAAGTAAAACAATATATCGAATCCCTTCGAGCGCAAACACATGAGTACAATAACTTTTTATACACGATTTCAGGGTTGATTCAACTGAAGGAATATGATGAAGCACTATACTTAATTCACTCTGAGCGAATTGGGAACCATGCGCTAATATCCTTTTTGAACGAAAAAATACAAGATACGTTTATTTGTGGTTTAATCATAGGATTCTATAATAGAGCAAAAGAGTTAAAAGTTACGTTATTACTAGATGAAGATAGTTTTTGTGGGAAACTGGGTCAACATCTGGAAAAGCATTTACTCATTTCAGTCCTAGGAAATTTAGTTACGAACGCCTTTGAAGCGGTAGAGCATTTAGATGAAGAAGAGCGTATTGTACGGATTTATATTTATGAAGATGAAAAAGAGGTTATTTGTGAAATTGAAGATTCAGGGAATGGTATTGATGAACAGGTAATCCACAGCATATTTGAAAAAAAGCAATCCACAAAAGGCGAAGAACATCGTGGCTACGGTTTGTATATTGTCGATGAAAACTTGAGGAAATTAAATGGTTCAATCGCAATTGAACGAGGAGAATTAGGAGGGGCACTATTCATTTTTTCAATTCCAAAAGAGGGGTGAGAAATATGGGGAATACAATTGAAGTATTAATCGTTGAAGACGATATCCGTATTGCTCAAATACATGAAAAGTTCATTGAGCAAATTGAAGGTTTTAAGACGATAGGAATGTCTCATACAGTTGAAGAGGCAAAAATTTGGCTGGATACAATAAAACCAGACTTGATTTTGCTTGATATATACTTTGCCGATAACCTGGGGACAGAACTAATTGATTATATTAGGCAAAAAGATATGGATACCGATATTATTTTAATTACGGCAGCAGCGGAGGTTGAAATTGTAAAGAAAGCATATGCGAGCGGTGTGATTGATTTTTTATTAAAACCTTTAACACTACAGCGTTTCACTGAATGCCTTCTCAACTATAAAGAGAAAAAAACAATTTTAAACTCCACCGACCGGTTGCAGGCCGAAGATATTAAAAAATTGTGGAATAACCTTACATATGCAGGTGAAATTGATAAGGGAAGCAATCCAAAAGGCATTGATTCCGTGACGAAAGGAAAAGTCGTAACCTATATTCAAAATTGTGATGAAGGAATTACTGCTGAAAAGCTTGGCAATGAAATAGGGATAAGTAGAACAACAGCGAGGCGTTATTTGGAACATCTAATGGATGAAAAGGTGATTTTTGTTGAGCATATTTATGGGTACGTTGGCAGACCGGAGCGCAGATACTTTATAAAAAAATAAATGAACATGAGCATGTCGTAAAAAAGACATGCTCTTTTTTTATGCCGTGAACAATATGAACAATATAACCAGTATGAAAATAAAAGACAATAGTTTCGTTATATATAAAAAAGACACAATATCACTTTTAATTAAGATAACGCTTACATAACGCGTAAAACAGAAGGGGGACTATTTTATGACTTTGAAAAAAAAGCTACTAACTTTATTTTCAGCAGCGGCGTTAACACTTACATTAGCAGCTTGTAATGATAGTGAGGGGACATCATCAGGCGACAAAGATTATCCAACAAGCAACTTAACAATCGTGGCACCATCAGGGGCTGGCGGAGGATGGGATTTAACATCTCGTTCCATTGCAAAAGTAATGAACGAAACAAAATTAATCGAAAAACCAATAACAGTAGAAAATAAACCAGGTGGCGGCGGTGCCGTATTCATGGCAACATACGCAACGAAAGAAGCTAAAAACGATTATATGTTAATGGTAAAGTCACCGCCGATTTTAATTAATAACTTAAAAGCGGAAGGTAATAGTCCTTACGGTTATAAAGATACGACACCTTTAGCGCAGCTAACAAAGGATTTTGGTGCAATTGTTGTCCGTGCTGATTCTCCATACCAAACGTTAACAGATTTATTGGATGCTGTTAAAGCAGATCCGACAGCACTTACAATGGCTGGCGGTTCAGCTCCGGGTTCAATGGATCACTTAGTTACAATTTTACCTGCATACGAGTACGGCATTGACCCTAAAGCAGTAAAATATGTTTCTTATGATGGTGGCGGGGAAGCGATGGCAGCATTATTAGGAAATAACGCCGATGCGATCGGAACGGATATTTCAACTGTAACACCTTATGTGAAGAGTGGAGACGTTCGAGTATTGGCAGTTACATCACCAGAAAAATTAGCGCTTGAGGGTCTGGAAGAAATCCCGACATTATATGACTTAGGGATTGAGTCAGAGTTTACGATTTGGCGCGGTATTTTCGGACCGAAAGATATGTCTGATACAGCTAAGGATTATTGGGTTGAAAAATTAACAGAGTTAAATGATAAAGAGGAATGGAAAGCTGAATTAGAGCGTAACGGCTGGGAACAGGACTTCCGTGTAGGCGAAGATTTCACGAAATTCCTTGAAGAACAAGAAGGAACGATTACAGAAATTTTAACAGCTTTAGGTATGCAAAAATAATTAAACGGTGATGTGGGCATATAATTGCCCTCATCTGCTTTATAGGAGGTGTACAACGATGAATTTAAAATTTGACCGTGTTGCTAGTGTTGTATTTTTGATGCTAGGAATACTGATTATCGTCGAATCCCAAAAAATATCTGCAAGTGCATACGGCTCTCAAATTGGGCCGAGTACATTTCCGTTTGGATTAGGAATAGCTTTAATTATATTAAGTATTTTACTATTTTTTGAAACGGTTCGTCATAAGGCAATATATAAAAGTATTGAGGATAAAGAAGGGGCGAAATTCTCTAATTATAAGCAATTTCTAATTATTTTTATTTCAGCAGTTGCTTATGCATTTTTACTTGAAAAACTAGGATATTTAGTTACGACCTTTGCATTTTTATTAATTTCATTCCAAACACTTGAACGAGGAAAGTGGGTTAGCTCGATTATAGTGGCAGCTGCGTTTTCAGCAATTATTTACTTCGGCTTTGTGAACGTATTAGGCGGATCATTACCTAAATTCCCACTCTAAATAGAAAGGAGGAGCTGATATGTCAACGGTACAGTATTTATTAGACGGGTTTGCTATTGCTTTTCAGTGGCATAATATTTTATTCGCATTATTAGGTGTAATTATTGGAACAGCAGTAGGCGTATTACCAGGAATTGGACCAATGAGCGGTGTCGCATTATTAATTCCTGTTACGGCTACATTAACATCTGGTTTACCAATAGAAATGGCTGCAACTAGTTCAATCATCTTGCTAGCCGGAGTTTACTACGGTGCAATGTATGGTGGATCTACAACATCTATTTTATTAAATACACCAGGCGAATCTTCTTCAGTTGTTACGACGCTTGACGGGTATCAAATGGCACGTCAAGGAAGGGCTGGAGCTGCCTTATCTATTGCAGCAATCGGTTCGTTTATCGCCGGTATTATTGCGTTGATCGGGTTGGTTCTGT belongs to Solibacillus sp. FSL W7-1436 and includes:
- a CDS encoding sensor histidine kinase; this translates as MERSSLNFRFFKYNTILAIMILVISLFLTYFIIGEIVEKEMGERALGIAKVASEHPAIIEGLKQPQTSSEIQEVALKFQQNANAEYVVIGDENEIRYAHPVKERIGEKMVGDDNAKALIDGEVYVSIAEGTLGKALRGKAPVKDESGKIIGVVSVGFLFTDIFSANIIYSKYLIVVFFITIILSIILATYFSNKTKAQLLDYEPQEIVKILSERNAILESIREGIIMVDRNGNITLINQSAKAILRSGQSEIGKNISEVIPNTHLIKVMDSGHEQLDRMMTINGVKTLVNRVPIINKGKVTGAVSSFRPFEEIDLVANELSQVKQYIESLRAQTHEYNNFLYTISGLIQLKEYDEALYLIHSERIGNHALISFLNEKIQDTFICGLIIGFYNRAKELKVTLLLDEDSFCGKLGQHLEKHLLISVLGNLVTNAFEAVEHLDEEERIVRIYIYEDEKEVICEIEDSGNGIDEQVIHSIFEKKQSTKGEEHRGYGLYIVDENLRKLNGSIAIERGELGGALFIFSIPKEG
- the hutU gene encoding urocanate hydratase; the protein is MVYKTNIRAPRGSELSCKGWTQEAAMRMLMNNLDPEVAENPDELVVYGGIGKAARDWESYEKLIATLKELENDETMIVQSGKPVAVFRTHENAPRVLIANSNLVPGWANWDHFYELEERNLMMYGQMTAGSWIYIGAQGILQGTYLSFVEAGKKKFGTADLRGKWILTGGMGGMSGAQPLAGKMAGAVILVVEVDRARIERKINEGYCDYLVETVDEAIELVNKLTAAKEPASIGLVGNCADINRELLNRGMIPDFVTDQTSAHDPINGYIPNGMTLEEALQLRKTDVKTYERRAKETMAEHVRTMLEFQQAGAETFDYGNNIRAYAKEMGVENAFDFPGFVPAYIRPLFCEGKGPFRWAALSGDPEDIYKTDALAKEMFAEDTALVNWIDMAQKMVKWQGLPARICWLGYGDRHRFALRVNEMVANGELKAPIVFGRDHLDSGSVASPNRETEGMRDGSDAVSDWPLLNALVNTAGGASWVSIHHGGGVGMGYSQHAGQVLVADGTKLAAEKINRVLISDPGMGVVRHADAGYDIAVRTAKEKGINMPMLKG
- a CDS encoding response regulator, translating into MGNTIEVLIVEDDIRIAQIHEKFIEQIEGFKTIGMSHTVEEAKIWLDTIKPDLILLDIYFADNLGTELIDYIRQKDMDTDIILITAAAEVEIVKKAYASGVIDFLLKPLTLQRFTECLLNYKEKKTILNSTDRLQAEDIKKLWNNLTYAGEIDKGSNPKGIDSVTKGKVVTYIQNCDEGITAEKLGNEIGISRTTARRYLEHLMDEKVIFVEHIYGYVGRPERRYFIKK
- a CDS encoding RtcB family protein, with translation MIEINGKYTNAKIYTNTPQEAAIQQIDELVNQSFMEGTKVRIMPDYHAGKGCVIGTTIQLNDRVVPNLVGVDVGCGVLVSEIGKGEIDFNELDTTIRRFVPSGNEIHETAHNLKDAERFANENFIARGLQNEYTGRSLGTLGGGNHFIELAKDETGVHYLLIHTGSRYVGAKVANWHQKRAFESLQREDLSERIAALKEAGNSREIQKMIKAYKNENPIVPKDLAYLEGELFQDYIADMKLAQRFAHENRIHIAKTIAEKMKWEFAEQFDSVHNYIDTDAMILRKGAVRAAKDEKLVIPMNMRDGSLICIGKGNADWNESAPHGAGRIYSRTAAMKNLSMDDFKQTMQGIWTTSVSEETLDEAPMAYKPMQEIVDQIGETVTIQNHVTPVYNFKASDKWKR
- the hutI gene encoding imidazolonepropionase, giving the protein MECDVKLPRRREQMSELGLKKEVSVLIEGDRIAMIAPLDEIKQEYPHLVSDAEVIDARGKIVMPGLVDCHTHLVHGGTREHELNMRLAGRSYMDIMNAGGGIHYTTTKTREASFDDLYDKTVQHLNEFLRHGVTTVEAKSGYGLDLENEMKQLEVVKKLQAEHVVDIVSTFMGAHAVPKEFKGNEDEFVKIIIEQMIPKVAELELAEFNDVFCEKGVFTPAQSRLILEAGKAYGLTPKIHADEIEPYEGAELAAEVGAISAEHLLVASDEGIAAMAKAGTIAVLLPGTAFFLRAPYARGRLMVDSGVPVAISTDFNPGSSPTISLPFIQNLACMNMGMTMEEVLCATTINAAHAIKRADQVGTLEKGKQADVLILDVPNYKQLQYFYGMNHTDTVIKAGNVVVKGGSLL
- a CDS encoding Bug family tripartite tricarboxylate transporter substrate binding protein, with the translated sequence MTLKKKLLTLFSAAALTLTLAACNDSEGTSSGDKDYPTSNLTIVAPSGAGGGWDLTSRSIAKVMNETKLIEKPITVENKPGGGGAVFMATYATKEAKNDYMLMVKSPPILINNLKAEGNSPYGYKDTTPLAQLTKDFGAIVVRADSPYQTLTDLLDAVKADPTALTMAGGSAPGSMDHLVTILPAYEYGIDPKAVKYVSYDGGGEAMAALLGNNADAIGTDISTVTPYVKSGDVRVLAVTSPEKLALEGLEEIPTLYDLGIESEFTIWRGIFGPKDMSDTAKDYWVEKLTELNDKEEWKAELERNGWEQDFRVGEDFTKFLEEQEGTITEILTALGMQK
- a CDS encoding tripartite tricarboxylate transporter TctB family protein, whose amino-acid sequence is MNLKFDRVASVVFLMLGILIIVESQKISASAYGSQIGPSTFPFGLGIALIILSILLFFETVRHKAIYKSIEDKEGAKFSNYKQFLIIFISAVAYAFLLEKLGYLVTTFAFLLISFQTLERGKWVSSIIVAAAFSAIIYFGFVNVLGGSLPKFPL
- a CDS encoding agmatinase family protein, giving the protein MSAFLVSPATSWNRAESEDMKVKDWIVPSYGELSESFDVVITGVPLSRSSISASAASEYPDFFRKSWNLFTTYSIDEDVDIRELRVADVGDVKMHGTNILECHENIEQAMTDVLNDCPDSFYVQIGGDHSITAPVVRAFAGNSGKQIGILQFDTHLDLRDTESDGPTNGTPIRQLLDAGVVRGEDVYNIGLHGFYNAPSLIRTADHYGVNRITLKDFRRRGAEAVIANIMEELSGKVDLVYVTVDMDVLDIAYAPGVPASTPGGMRTDELFDLLYEVGKYEMVKGMDFVCVDPHRDTRELQTVKAGVYAFLTMLVSRFVHL